In the Chryseobacterium scophthalmum genome, one interval contains:
- the kduI gene encoding 5-dehydro-4-deoxy-D-glucuronate isomerase: MTKSEFRYAHHPEDVKKYTTEDLRREFLMNDLFNEDQINVVYSMYDRMIVGGVMPVKSALKLEPTDDLKAQNFLDRRELGIINVGAAGKVTVDGEVFELGNKEALYIGKGAKDVVFENGNEGQTLFYFNSAPAHHTFPTKKITKNEAEIVELGETKYANRRTINKLIVNSVLETCQLQMGMTELHEGSVWNTMPSHTHTRRMEAYFYFDLEEGQAVSHFLGQPNETRHIFMKNNEAVLSPEWSIHSGVGTSNYTFIWGMAGENMDYGDMDAVKTNELK, encoded by the coding sequence ATGACAAAATCAGAATTTCGTTACGCCCATCATCCTGAAGATGTAAAAAAATATACAACTGAAGACCTGAGAAGGGAGTTTTTGATGAATGATTTATTTAATGAAGATCAGATCAATGTAGTGTATTCTATGTACGACAGAATGATTGTAGGTGGTGTAATGCCTGTAAAAAGCGCATTGAAATTGGAGCCAACCGATGATCTGAAAGCGCAAAACTTCTTAGACAGAAGAGAATTGGGAATCATCAACGTGGGCGCTGCCGGAAAGGTAACGGTCGACGGAGAGGTTTTTGAGCTTGGAAACAAAGAAGCTTTATACATTGGAAAAGGCGCAAAAGATGTTGTTTTTGAAAACGGAAATGAGGGTCAAACTTTATTTTATTTCAACTCAGCTCCGGCGCATCACACTTTTCCTACAAAGAAAATCACTAAAAACGAAGCTGAAATTGTAGAATTGGGGGAAACAAAATACGCAAACAGACGTACAATTAATAAACTGATTGTAAACAGCGTATTAGAAACTTGCCAACTGCAAATGGGAATGACCGAGCTACACGAAGGAAGTGTTTGGAACACCATGCCTTCTCACACGCATACCCGTAGAATGGAAGCTTATTTTTATTTTGATTTGGAAGAAGGTCAGGCGGTAAGTCATTTTCTTGGTCAGCCGAATGAGACGCGTCATATTTTTATGAAAAACAATGAAGCGGTCTTGTCTCCGGAATGGTCTATTCACTCAGGAGTTGGTACTTCCAACTATACATTTATCTGGGGAATGGCAGGAGAAAATATGGATTATGGCGATATGGACGCTGTTAAAACTAACGAACTAAAGTAA